The following coding sequences lie in one Pseudoalteromonas sp. Scap06 genomic window:
- a CDS encoding DUF3360 family protein, which translates to MTTKPLDDNSSDAIPGADTQTVSDSYENLHKPSSEFESRDAYLEHELQIMQPKRWRPNLPFRDYRFEFEDTIPAMAATIGKVVMVAAIAATFAGPLGLSDGFVLENVRYELLIVSLFILLFSGFILPTANLAGTHGPLIPLIPIVVAAGGHPMAFGLLIGAFGLILAFSKGGSLMAKLTSKGVCGGLLLYLGFVGTISQVKKLFAWAEEIQMTHIAFIVILATILLYALLEHYKKRWLAVPLSCLIGGFTAFALGAPFEFHTAPGLPNMNPMYWWGENTGWMLGLPTAESFVVVLPFAVLAVAMWSPDFLGHQVFQKISYPERTEKVQMNIDDTMLSASTRQTFGSLLGGANFASSWGTYIVPAAIAKRPIPAGAILTALFCIIAGVWGYPMDLAIWQPVLCVALIVGVFIPLLEAGMEMTREGKTTQSAAIVVFASSLVNPAFGWSLTMLLDNLGLIGCKERSADLSRMSRWVIPLIMFVLLTGVMALVGMLPGIPALMPSFRH; encoded by the coding sequence ATGACCACCAAGCCGCTAGATGATAATTCATCTGATGCTATACCAGGAGCGGATACTCAAACCGTGTCCGATAGCTATGAAAATCTTCATAAACCCAGCTCTGAGTTTGAAAGCCGCGACGCTTATCTAGAGCACGAACTGCAAATTATGCAGCCAAAACGCTGGCGTCCAAATTTACCGTTTAGAGATTATCGCTTTGAATTTGAAGACACCATTCCAGCAATGGCCGCTACTATAGGTAAAGTAGTAATGGTAGCAGCCATTGCTGCCACGTTTGCAGGCCCTTTGGGTTTAAGTGATGGCTTTGTACTTGAAAACGTACGCTACGAACTTTTAATTGTTTCGCTATTTATTTTACTATTTTCTGGCTTTATTTTACCGACCGCTAACTTAGCGGGTACTCATGGCCCACTCATTCCATTAATTCCTATTGTGGTTGCCGCAGGCGGACACCCTATGGCCTTTGGTTTGCTCATAGGAGCCTTTGGATTGATATTAGCATTTAGTAAAGGCGGCAGTCTCATGGCCAAGCTCACCAGTAAAGGAGTGTGTGGTGGCCTACTTCTTTATTTGGGCTTTGTGGGTACCATTTCACAAGTTAAAAAGCTGTTTGCATGGGCTGAAGAAATTCAAATGACCCATATTGCCTTTATCGTAATCTTAGCCACAATTTTACTTTATGCTTTATTGGAGCATTACAAAAAACGCTGGTTAGCCGTGCCACTGAGCTGTTTAATTGGTGGTTTTACTGCTTTTGCATTGGGTGCACCGTTTGAGTTTCATACTGCACCGGGCTTACCAAACATGAACCCTATGTACTGGTGGGGCGAAAACACCGGCTGGATGCTTGGCTTACCAACAGCTGAAAGCTTTGTAGTTGTACTTCCTTTTGCAGTTTTAGCGGTTGCTATGTGGTCTCCTGACTTTTTAGGCCATCAAGTATTTCAAAAAATTAGTTACCCTGAGCGTACTGAAAAAGTACAAATGAATATTGACGATACCATGCTTAGCGCATCAACAAGACAAACCTTTGGCTCGCTTTTAGGCGGTGCTAACTTTGCGTCATCTTGGGGCACTTACATTGTTCCTGCTGCTATTGCAAAACGCCCTATTCCTGCAGGCGCAATTTTAACTGCGTTATTTTGTATTATCGCGGGTGTTTGGGGCTATCCAATGGACTTAGCTATTTGGCAGCCAGTATTGTGTGTTGCATTAATTGTAGGGGTGTTCATTCCACTACTTGAAGCGGGTATGGAAATGACCCGTGAAGGTAAAACCACCCAATCAGCCGCCATTGTGGTGTTTGCATCAAGCCTAGTAAACCCTGCATTTGGTTGGTCATTAACTATGCTACTTGATAACTTGGGCCTTATTGGCTGTAAAGAAAGAAGTGCTGATTTATCGCGAATGAGTCGCTGGGTCATCCCACTTATAATGTTTGTGTTATTAACCGGTGTAATGGCACTGGTAGGTATGCTGCCAGGCATTCCTGCGCTAATGCCAAGCTTTAGACATTAA
- a CDS encoding CsbD family protein, translating to MNSDRIEGNWKELKGKAQQKWGDLTNDDLDKIEGSRTELVGKIQQKYGKSKDEAEREVNDFEKGH from the coding sequence ATGAATAGCGATCGTATCGAAGGAAATTGGAAAGAACTTAAAGGTAAAGCGCAACAAAAATGGGGCGATCTTACCAACGATGATTTAGATAAAATTGAAGGTAGCCGTACCGAGCTTGTTGGTAAAATTCAGCAAAAATACGGTAAATCCAAAGATGAGGCCGAGCGCGAAGTAAATGACTTTGAGAAAGGTCATTAA
- a CDS encoding flagellar basal body rod protein FlgF, translating to MEKLIYTAVSGAELNNTALRVAANNLANVSTVGFKADLEQAQSMMVQGEGFRTRYHAQLTPVTTDLSSGPIMDTGRNLDLALSNGGYLEVMDDNGEPAYTRAGNLVVDADGFITVNGRRVQGDGGDIQLPEFGDIEIGSNGMINLTPIGGGVIAEDAQIKLASTDANLIKGADGLLRANDLQPLEADETITVRTGALEGSNVNAVAEMIKTMNISRQFEMNVKMMKSADELATSGNKLISGRG from the coding sequence GTGGAAAAGTTAATTTATACCGCCGTTTCGGGTGCTGAACTTAATAATACCGCCTTACGCGTTGCTGCAAATAACTTAGCAAATGTTAGCACCGTAGGCTTTAAGGCCGACTTAGAGCAAGCGCAATCTATGATGGTACAAGGCGAGGGCTTTCGTACTCGTTACCACGCGCAACTAACACCAGTAACTACTGACTTATCGTCAGGGCCAATCATGGATACTGGCCGTAATCTTGATTTAGCACTGAGCAATGGCGGTTATCTAGAGGTGATGGATGACAATGGCGAACCGGCTTATACCCGTGCGGGTAATTTAGTGGTTGATGCCGACGGCTTTATTACTGTTAATGGCCGACGTGTGCAAGGTGACGGTGGCGATATTCAACTTCCTGAGTTTGGTGATATTGAAATTGGCTCAAACGGCATGATCAACCTCACCCCCATTGGCGGCGGTGTAATTGCAGAAGATGCGCAAATTAAATTAGCCAGTACCGATGCAAACTTAATTAAAGGTGCTGATGGCTTACTCAGAGCTAACGATTTACAGCCGCTTGAAGCCGACGAAACAATTACAGTAAGAACCGGTGCTTTAGAAGGTTCTAATGTGAATGCCGTGGCTGAAATGATCAAAACCATGAATATTAGCCGCCAATTTGAGATGAATGTAAAAATGATGAAGTCTGCTGACGAATTAGCGACCAGCGGTAATAAACTCATCAGCGGACGTGGATAA
- the flgG gene encoding flagellar basal-body rod protein FlgG has protein sequence MNSALWVSKTGLAAQDLRMTTISNNLANVSTAGFKKDRAVFEDLFYQVQKQPGAQVDELNQLPSGIQVGTGVRINGTQKQFTEGSFETTSNQLDVAIAGQGFFQIESPDGELLFTRNGQFQLNSESLLVNSNGLPLAQNIALPEGTTKVSIGTDGTVTAVVGKDAQAVELGQMLTVNFANPAGLQSLGGNLYRETAASGEPVEGIPGEDAFGGLQQFTIEGSNVSVVDEMVSMIAVQRAYEMNAKVVSAADEMLRFINQNV, from the coding sequence ATGAATTCAGCATTATGGGTGAGTAAAACCGGTCTTGCAGCGCAAGATTTAAGAATGACAACAATATCTAATAACCTAGCGAACGTAAGCACTGCCGGTTTTAAAAAGGACAGAGCGGTATTTGAAGATTTATTTTACCAAGTACAAAAACAGCCTGGCGCGCAGGTAGATGAGCTTAATCAGCTGCCATCTGGGATTCAGGTCGGAACCGGTGTTCGTATTAACGGTACGCAAAAGCAATTTACCGAAGGTAGCTTTGAAACAACCAGCAATCAATTAGATGTAGCCATTGCTGGGCAAGGTTTCTTTCAAATTGAAAGTCCTGATGGCGAGTTATTGTTTACTCGTAACGGCCAGTTTCAGCTTAACTCTGAGTCATTACTGGTAAACAGCAACGGCTTACCTTTGGCGCAAAATATTGCGCTACCAGAGGGCACCACTAAAGTGAGTATTGGCACCGACGGCACCGTTACTGCGGTAGTAGGTAAGGATGCGCAAGCGGTTGAGTTAGGTCAAATGTTAACGGTTAACTTTGCAAATCCTGCAGGCCTACAAAGCTTAGGTGGCAATTTGTACCGCGAAACAGCAGCATCCGGTGAACCTGTTGAGGGGATCCCCGGTGAAGATGCTTTTGGTGGCTTGCAACAATTTACTATTGAAGGCTCAAACGTGAGCGTTGTTGATGAAATGGTCAGCATGATTGCCGTACAGCGCGCTTACGAGATGAACGCTAAAGTGGTCTCTGCAGCAGATGAAATGCTGCGCTTTATAAATCAAAACGTATGA
- the flgM gene encoding flagellar biosynthesis anti-sigma factor FlgM, protein MNISAITTTAVDQSQKTNQRSSLDAKPEQQPVATKQEQANSVSALSKSIDSTFQDLAAKPDVDMDKVAMMKAAIASGEFKINIDETVNAMVELHKK, encoded by the coding sequence ATGAATATAAGTGCAATAACAACCACTGCGGTTGATCAAAGCCAAAAAACAAACCAGCGTTCTTCACTGGATGCAAAACCAGAACAACAACCTGTAGCGACTAAACAAGAGCAAGCAAACTCAGTGAGTGCATTAAGTAAATCAATAGACTCAACATTTCAAGATTTAGCTGCAAAGCCAGACGTTGATATGGATAAAGTAGCCATGATGAAAGCGGCAATTGCCAGTGGTGAATTTAAAATTAATATTGATGAAACCGTTAACGCTATGGTTGAACTTCATAAAAAATGA
- a CDS encoding ankyrin repeat domain-containing protein has protein sequence MKKLTIYLLLLLSVGYSTVALYSLINSDIEDVIICSTDENTHYIPSDACEYYLLNYRADKSDIESLESGAGLAFLFEIKDIDKRDAYIEYFISKGIKVNTLSDIDGLSPLHSAILLNDFGLVQLLIDKGASITIKEKSHGLIPLEFIHKLSERNAQIDRQLISELLTSISNNKQAG, from the coding sequence GTGAAAAAGCTTACTATTTATTTGTTACTTTTATTATCTGTTGGATATTCTACAGTTGCTTTATATTCGCTCATCAATAGTGATATTGAAGATGTTATTATTTGCAGCACTGATGAGAATACTCATTACATCCCAAGTGATGCTTGTGAATATTACTTACTTAATTATAGAGCCGATAAGAGTGATATTGAATCACTTGAATCAGGCGCTGGTCTAGCATTTTTATTTGAGATTAAAGATATAGATAAGCGCGATGCTTATATCGAATACTTTATTTCTAAAGGAATCAAAGTAAATACGTTAAGTGACATAGATGGTTTATCACCTCTACACTCGGCTATTTTGCTTAATGACTTTGGTTTAGTGCAACTTTTAATTGATAAAGGCGCGAGTATTACTATTAAAGAAAAATCACATGGGCTTATACCTTTAGAGTTTATTCATAAACTGAGTGAAAGAAATGCTCAGATAGATAGGCAGCTGATATCTGAACTTTTGACGTCGATTTCAAATAATAAACAGGCTGGTTAA
- a CDS encoding flagellar basal body L-ring protein FlgH has product MMNKLTLFLLLLGVAGCSNTPSKTQMVECEVVYGEVKCPQNTTQKSVQDYEISQDAYAQGLNQQDGSLFQDNYMFSLYADKRAYRVGDILTVVLNERTQSSKSADSSLDKSTDFDVAVPVAGALNVADFNLGIGSSAKFDGESSASQQNFLSGAITVRVNHVLSNGSLVIKGRKQIKLNQGDEYIEIEGLVRPGDIDVSNRVSSLRIAEAQISYTGKGTLADANRPGWFTTLFTRFLNPF; this is encoded by the coding sequence ATGATGAATAAGTTAACATTATTTTTGCTGCTTTTGGGTGTTGCTGGCTGTAGCAATACCCCGTCAAAAACCCAAATGGTGGAATGCGAAGTGGTGTATGGGGAAGTTAAATGTCCGCAAAACACCACTCAAAAATCAGTTCAAGACTATGAAATAAGCCAAGATGCCTATGCACAGGGTTTGAATCAGCAAGATGGGAGCTTATTTCAAGATAACTATATGTTTTCTTTGTATGCAGATAAACGTGCTTACCGAGTTGGCGATATTTTAACTGTGGTGCTTAACGAGCGCACGCAATCAAGTAAAAGTGCCGATTCGAGTTTAGATAAAAGCACCGACTTTGATGTTGCTGTGCCAGTTGCTGGTGCACTCAATGTAGCTGATTTTAATTTGGGTATAGGCTCGAGTGCCAAGTTTGACGGTGAAAGCAGCGCCAGCCAACAAAACTTCCTGAGTGGCGCTATTACCGTGCGGGTGAATCATGTTTTATCTAATGGGTCGCTGGTTATTAAAGGGCGTAAGCAAATTAAACTTAACCAAGGCGATGAATACATTGAAATTGAAGGGCTAGTTCGCCCTGGCGATATTGATGTAAGTAACCGTGTTTCGTCGCTTCGTATTGCTGAAGCGCAAATAAGCTATACCGGCAAAGGCACATTGGCTGATGCGAATCGTCCAGGTTGGTTTACCACTTTATTTACCCGATTCTTAAACCCGTTCTAA
- a CDS encoding flagellar hook protein FlgE, which translates to MSMFNIGLSGLKSTQTGLEVTSNNIANSGTAGYKNNTAEFAAVYNGSQRGGVKVANVKEDFVTGGEIVRTGNALDIAIDGQGFFAISENGRTAYTQAGQFQLDNDLNIVNANGGKLQGFGVSQVDGGDPTIVPGVLTDLKIEASNIEAQASTNINFNGNLSSSSDVIAYPTAPAVFDPKDGSQYNFSQSTEVFDSLGNSHVMTQYFNHTGSNEWQAMFFLDGKPLTQAQLSALGSTTGTQAIDDGASGSINAGTITLNFDTDGQMVPFSGDLTSVDLEVPITSTPGNAEITSGAAALNIALKFDGTTQFGSSFSVNENDANGYTSGAFSGVKVEDDGRVFATFTNGESKLQGQVVLASFANVDGLEQGSNTVWYQTEESGSALYGEPESGSLGKLLSGSFMGSNVDISEQLVGLMSFQQNYQANAKTISSADEMMQILFSNT; encoded by the coding sequence ATGTCTATGTTCAATATAGGATTAAGTGGTCTTAAAAGTACCCAAACAGGATTAGAAGTAACCAGTAATAATATTGCTAACTCGGGTACTGCTGGTTATAAAAATAACACCGCAGAATTTGCCGCAGTGTATAACGGCAGTCAACGCGGCGGCGTTAAAGTTGCCAATGTTAAAGAAGATTTTGTCACCGGTGGTGAAATTGTGCGCACCGGTAATGCGCTGGATATTGCTATTGATGGCCAAGGTTTTTTTGCCATATCAGAAAACGGCCGAACAGCTTACACCCAAGCAGGCCAGTTTCAGTTAGATAACGACTTAAATATTGTTAATGCCAACGGCGGCAAACTGCAAGGTTTTGGCGTGTCTCAGGTTGATGGTGGTGATCCGACAATTGTACCAGGTGTATTAACCGATTTAAAAATTGAAGCCTCAAACATAGAAGCACAAGCCAGTACCAATATTAACTTTAACGGTAACTTAAGTTCTTCTAGCGACGTGATTGCTTATCCAACAGCTCCTGCGGTATTTGATCCTAAAGATGGTAGTCAATATAACTTTTCTCAATCTACCGAAGTATTCGACTCCTTAGGTAACAGCCATGTAATGACCCAGTATTTTAACCATACGGGTAGCAACGAATGGCAAGCGATGTTTTTCTTAGATGGTAAACCCCTTACTCAAGCTCAGCTTTCAGCGCTTGGTTCGACGACAGGTACTCAAGCTATTGATGATGGTGCGAGTGGTTCAATTAACGCCGGTACCATTACACTTAACTTTGATACCGATGGCCAAATGGTGCCGTTTTCAGGCGACTTAACGTCGGTTGATTTAGAGGTGCCTATTACTTCAACGCCAGGTAATGCAGAAATAACCAGTGGCGCAGCAGCATTAAATATCGCGCTTAAATTCGATGGTACAACGCAGTTTGGTTCAAGTTTCAGTGTTAACGAAAACGATGCCAACGGCTATACCTCAGGGGCGTTTTCTGGTGTAAAAGTTGAAGACGACGGCCGTGTATTTGCAACATTTACTAACGGTGAATCTAAATTACAAGGTCAGGTTGTACTTGCCTCGTTTGCGAATGTTGATGGTTTAGAGCAAGGCAGTAATACCGTGTGGTATCAAACTGAAGAGTCAGGCTCTGCACTTTATGGCGAGCCAGAAAGTGGCTCACTGGGTAAATTACTGTCGGGTTCATTTATGGGCTCAAATGTTGATATTAGTGAACAGCTGGTTGGCTTAATGTCATTTCAACAAAATTACCAAGCCAATGCTAAAACCATCAGCAGTGCTGATGAAATGATGCAAATTTTATTTAGTAACACCTAA
- the flgA gene encoding flagellar basal body P-ring formation chaperone FlgA, with product MTYIKKEQKTAQHTEAKLPQGKRWFFRLLLTIGLLPAHAMAIPINFDKEIRQFLHSEIKSYLRSVNSQSQRQDIELFIPKGSENLSCDELQITRSQNHTPPAGRVSISVSCPSPAWRFRASAKVSVWINLVAAKHTLNRGKVLNKQDLEYKSVDLGKHRHQGETGIDQLVGLTVKREIDKGTVISTRYLEKQYLINKNEHISLQINTATFSANVKAIALEDGQLGEVINVKNLSSKKVVQGRVIAQGVAEATF from the coding sequence ATGACTTACATAAAAAAAGAGCAAAAAACAGCCCAGCACACGGAAGCTAAACTTCCCCAAGGGAAGCGTTGGTTTTTCCGCTTACTTTTAACTATTGGACTTCTGCCAGCTCATGCTATGGCCATCCCCATTAATTTTGATAAAGAAATTCGGCAGTTTTTGCACAGTGAAATTAAGAGCTATTTGCGCTCAGTTAATTCGCAAAGTCAGCGACAAGATATAGAATTATTTATTCCTAAAGGCAGCGAAAATTTAAGCTGTGATGAATTGCAAATCACTCGCTCACAAAATCACACGCCACCTGCAGGCAGGGTGAGTATTTCTGTATCTTGCCCATCGCCTGCTTGGCGTTTTAGAGCCAGTGCCAAAGTAAGTGTGTGGATAAACCTAGTAGCTGCCAAGCACACTTTAAACCGAGGTAAAGTGCTTAATAAGCAAGACTTAGAATATAAAAGCGTGGATTTAGGTAAGCACCGCCACCAAGGCGAAACCGGTATTGACCAGCTAGTTGGACTTACCGTTAAACGCGAGATTGATAAAGGCACGGTGATCTCCACCCGATACCTAGAAAAGCAGTATTTAATCAATAAAAATGAGCATATTTCACTGCAAATAAATACCGCAACTTTCTCAGCCAATGTTAAAGCCATTGCTCTTGAAGATGGCCAGCTTGGTGAGGTTATTAATGTAAAAAATTTATCATCAAAAAAAGTAGTTCAAGGTAGAGTAATTGCGCAAGGCGTGGCAGAGGCGACATTTTAA
- a CDS encoding aspartate/glutamate racemase family protein — MKTIGMLGGMSWESTTSYYKALNEGVKNSLGGLHSAKICMVSVDFAKIEALQHQGDWQQTAKLLTKAAKSVEAGGADFLLICTNTMHKVADEIASNITIPILHIADATAEQLKHDNITRVGLLGTQFTMEQNFYKERLTDKHNIEVLIPEPNERKRVHEVIYSQLCQGIIDDDSRADYVRIIERLFEQGAQAIILGCTEIALLVKPQHTQVPLYDTTKIHAEAAVKLALAK, encoded by the coding sequence ATGAAAACGATTGGCATGCTCGGAGGTATGAGTTGGGAGTCTACAACCAGCTATTACAAAGCCTTAAACGAAGGCGTTAAAAACTCATTGGGTGGACTACATTCAGCCAAAATTTGTATGGTGAGCGTCGATTTTGCAAAAATTGAAGCACTACAGCATCAAGGCGATTGGCAACAAACAGCTAAGTTACTCACCAAGGCGGCTAAATCTGTTGAGGCTGGTGGTGCCGACTTTTTACTTATTTGTACCAACACTATGCATAAAGTGGCCGATGAGATTGCCAGTAATATTACCATTCCTATTTTGCACATAGCCGATGCCACCGCCGAGCAACTAAAGCACGATAACATTACGCGAGTAGGGTTGTTGGGAACGCAATTTACAATGGAGCAAAACTTTTACAAAGAGCGTTTAACCGATAAGCATAACATTGAGGTATTAATACCTGAGCCTAATGAGCGAAAGCGTGTGCACGAGGTTATTTATTCGCAGTTATGCCAAGGGATTATTGATGACGATTCGCGAGCCGATTATGTGCGTATTATAGAGCGATTATTTGAGCAAGGCGCGCAGGCCATCATTTTAGGCTGTACTGAAATCGCCTTGTTGGTAAAGCCACAACATACGCAGGTTCCGCTTTACGATACTACCAAAATACATGCCGAAGCAGCAGTAAAACTAGCGCTGGCAAAATAA
- the flgC gene encoding flagellar basal body rod protein FlgC — protein MSFNSIYDASGSAMRAQVIRLDTIASNLANADTAAGSEADAYKALKPVFSALYKQTQDSQSISASVDVLGITESNRAVEQRYEPNNPIANNDGYVFYSNVNALEEMADMMSASRSYQTSVEVMGRVNSMQQSILKLGQ, from the coding sequence ATGTCTTTTAATTCAATTTATGACGCTAGCGGCAGCGCCATGCGCGCTCAAGTTATTCGCCTCGACACCATTGCATCTAACCTAGCCAATGCCGATACCGCAGCCGGTTCAGAAGCCGACGCTTACAAGGCACTTAAACCAGTATTTTCTGCTTTGTACAAACAAACACAAGACAGCCAATCAATTTCAGCCTCGGTTGATGTATTAGGGATCACTGAGTCAAACCGTGCGGTAGAGCAGCGCTACGAGCCAAATAACCCAATTGCTAACAACGATGGTTATGTATTTTACTCCAACGTAAATGCACTTGAAGAAATGGCAGATATGATGTCTGCAAGTCGCAGCTACCAAACATCTGTTGAAGTTATGGGGCGTGTAAATAGCATGCAGCAAAGTATTCTTAAGTTAGGACAATAA
- a CDS encoding flagellar hook assembly protein FlgD — translation MQVNSAVPSAADGAKNTTNIAGNSSADEMSTMFLELLVAQISNQNPLQPMDGTQYVSQLAEFSNVESLQSIRQNTADGLDYVSSLAVLEATNMVGQTVDVQASSIALEQDGSVSGMVNLGEAADSVTVQLYNQEGELVEEKQLPYSGVGSLRFEFENQEAGAYAVRAYATTAEVPKQLDTWLSGEVERVSVGKSLEDILLQVDGLGNFGITEINQVA, via the coding sequence ATGCAAGTTAATTCAGCCGTTCCAAGCGCAGCCGACGGGGCAAAAAACACCACGAATATTGCCGGTAATAGTTCAGCAGATGAAATGTCGACCATGTTTTTAGAGTTACTTGTTGCGCAAATTAGTAATCAAAATCCATTACAACCTATGGACGGCACTCAATATGTGAGCCAGCTTGCGGAGTTTTCTAATGTTGAGTCGTTACAAAGCATTCGCCAAAACACCGCCGATGGTTTGGATTATGTGAGCAGCTTAGCGGTGCTTGAAGCCACTAATATGGTTGGCCAAACGGTTGATGTACAAGCAAGCAGTATTGCCCTTGAACAAGATGGCAGTGTCTCTGGCATGGTTAATTTAGGGGAAGCCGCAGACTCTGTCACTGTGCAACTTTATAACCAAGAAGGTGAGCTAGTTGAAGAAAAACAACTGCCTTATTCTGGAGTCGGTTCGCTGCGTTTTGAATTTGAAAACCAAGAAGCCGGTGCGTATGCAGTGAGAGCGTATGCCACTACAGCAGAGGTACCAAAGCAGCTTGATACTTGGCTAAGCGGTGAGGTTGAGCGTGTTTCTGTAGGTAAATCGTTAGAAGATATTTTATTACAAGTCGATGGTTTGGGTAATTTTGGTATCACTGAAATTAATCAAGTGGCATAA
- the flgN gene encoding flagellar export chaperone FlgN: MKTVKEYIVSLQQDITKLGALIELLETQYELLSQRNVQLETHNKKMLGFLESLNESHNQRDGFLVSLGLQGGKEGLAQLTALLPVDINTLTTKLLHQLELKTKTCKIMNERSGQLLSSQRRLLQRLTGGENKQAYPEMPL; encoded by the coding sequence ATGAAAACTGTAAAAGAGTATATTGTAAGTCTGCAACAAGACATTACTAAGCTAGGCGCGTTAATTGAATTACTTGAAACGCAATACGAATTGCTAAGCCAACGTAATGTGCAGCTAGAAACACATAATAAAAAAATGCTCGGCTTTTTAGAAAGCTTAAATGAATCGCACAACCAGCGCGATGGCTTTTTGGTGAGTTTAGGCTTACAAGGTGGCAAAGAAGGTTTAGCACAATTAACCGCGCTTCTACCTGTTGATATAAACACCCTTACTACTAAGCTATTGCATCAGCTTGAGCTAAAAACTAAAACCTGCAAAATAATGAATGAACGCTCAGGGCAATTACTCTCAAGCCAGCGTCGGTTGTTACAGCGTTTAACTGGCGGTGAAAACAAACAAGCTTACCCAGAAATGCCTTTATAA
- the flgB gene encoding flagellar basal body rod protein FlgB, which yields MRSAKAYKKQKLEATMELFDKALGVHPFSMKLRLDRAEVIASNLANVDTPGFKSRDVDYRQIMQSVSSSFSQNRDVDFAGVQTDELKYRVPYQPSSDGNTVELNIEQAKFASNSMDFQTSLTFLNMKINGLHKVISGKS from the coding sequence ATGCGAAGCGCGAAAGCATACAAGAAACAAAAATTAGAGGCAACAATGGAACTATTTGATAAAGCGTTAGGTGTTCACCCTTTTTCAATGAAATTAAGGTTAGACAGAGCAGAAGTCATTGCCAGTAACTTGGCTAATGTTGACACGCCTGGGTTTAAATCTCGAGATGTAGATTACCGTCAAATTATGCAAAGTGTCTCATCCAGTTTTTCGCAAAACAGAGATGTTGATTTTGCTGGTGTACAAACGGATGAACTTAAATATCGCGTTCCTTATCAACCATCAAGTGATGGCAACACTGTTGAGTTAAATATTGAGCAAGCAAAATTTGCCAGCAACAGTATGGATTTTCAAACCAGTTTGACCTTTTTAAATATGAAAATAAATGGCTTACATAAAGTTATTTCAGGGAAATCATAA